GCATCAATCGTGACTGAGTCGGCGCGTTCAATACCGTCTAATAGATAACGATACTTCGATGACATCAAGCTGGCTCCCCCCCAAGCGCCATCGACGTGAAAGTGGCATTGGAATTCCGCTGCTAGATCGGCCAGTTGGGGGAGTGGGTCGATATTACCGGTTTCAGTGGTGCCAGCAACACCTACAATAGCCATCACGCGAATGCCGGCAGCCGTCAAGCGTTCCGCTTCGGCGCGCATCTTCGCAACATCAACCTTGTTATTGGCATCAGTAGGGATCGATACAATATTTTGCCGCCCAATCCCCAACAGATCGGCCGCTTTCCCCAAGGAATAGTGACCACGCTCAGAGACCAGAATGGCCAAATCCTGCCAGCCATAATGACGTAGTGCTGCCATCAATCCGGCACTGGTGACACCAGGAAAATCACCATCGGCTTTTAACAACTGATTTCGGGCAATCCACAATGCCGTGATATTGGCAATGGTACCACCGGAACAGAACGCGCCCAGCGAATGGTCCGCACTGTGCATCCAGCGGTCATAAAACGAGGCTTCATTTCCGAATACCAGATGATGCATCATGCCAAGAACCTGGCGTTCCAATGGTGTAAACGCTTTTGAGGTTTCGATTTTGACCAAGTTCTGGTTCAACCCCACCATGACTTTTGACAGTGGCAACACAAAATAGGGCATGGCGGAGGTCATATGACCGATAAAACTCGGTGCCGCGGTGTGCACTGAGTGCGCTACCAAATTTTGCATCATCTCTTCAGTGTAATCAGAGACAAATGTCGGTTCCATGGGAATGTCGTAAGCCTGAAAATCCTTTTCAATCTCACCCAATGGCTTTTCCAGCGCAACGATGCTCTGCGTCAAAAAGCCAGCCAGATCTTCAGACAATGCATGTTCGATTTTGCTGAGGGTAGACTCAGGCGCTTCTGGCACAGTGAAGATGCGCATCATGCTCTGCGTGGAGGCAGTTGCTTTGCGTGGCTTTTCAGTCATGTATGGTTTGGAACTCAGCTTACAAACGCCAGCCTAAGGCTCGGCGAAATTGGTTGGGGTGCTCACTTTACTGCAAGCCGTTTATGGCGACAAGTTCTGAAGAGTGGGAGTTGGATCACGTGGCTGAAGATAATGACCCGGAACCGCACGGAGCACGTTCCAGGTCATCGACAGTGGACAGGTACAATCAAGCTTTACTTTGTTGTCCTAATGCCCACATGGCGGCAATATTTCGGGCGGCTCTGTGCAGGTTGGGGCGGGCATGCTGCAATGCATGTTCGATATCAGTGGCCGCCGGGATCACATCAAAAATGGCGTCCATTCCTTTTTCCAGAACTTTTTCTGCTCCATCACCAAGACATCCAGCAATACCGATCACTGGGATCTGCTGAGCTTTGGCCAGTCGCAAAACGCCCATTGGGGTTTTGCCATAGATAGTCTGACCGTCAATACGCCCTTCACCGGTAATGACCAGATGTGCACCAATGAGCTTTTCTGCCAGTCCCACAGCTTCCATGACAATATCAATGCCAGGGCGCAATTTGCCCCCCAGAAAAGCCATCACTCCGAGGCCCATACCGCCAGCAGCTCCTGCCCCTGGTTGTTCACGTAGGTCGGCAAAACCGCTACGAGCAAGCACATCTGCATAATGCCCAAGTGCCTTATCCAGCAGTTGTACCATTTCGGGTGTCGCGCCTTTCTGTGGTCCAAATACCGCTGACGCACCGCGTTCACCACAGAGTGGATTATCAACATCGCAGGCAACTTCCACCGTACATTCTGACAACAGCGGTTGCAGTTGTGACAGGTCGACACTTGCCAGCTGTGACAATGCGCCACCGCCAACCGGCAATTCTTCACCAGCCTGATCCAATAATCTGACACCAAGCGCCTGTGCCATGCCTGCTCCACCGTCATTGGTTGCACTACCGCCTAGCCCCAGAATGATATGACGAATACCGCGAGACAATGCGTCATTAATCAGTTCACCGGTGCCATAAGTCGTCGTGAACAGTGGATTGCGGTCGGCCATTTTGACATGGTGCAGACCTGAGGCTGCCGCCATTTCAATCACCGCAGTTAGCGGTGCATCTGCGGTTTGACCAAGAATACCGTAGTGGGCACTGACTTTATTTCCTAACGGACCAGTCACTTGTATCTCAATGATGCTGCCATTAGTGGCATCTACCATTGATTGCACAGTACCTTCGCCACCATCGGCAACCGGGACTTTCAGATATTCAGCATGGGGTAAGTGAAGCTTAAAAGCTGCTTCTATCTCAGCCGCAACTTCCATAGCACTCAGACTTTCTTTAAATGAATCCGGCGCGATGACTATTTTCATTGATTGATCCTGTTACAGCAGGCTGCCGCCCAATGGGACGGCAGCAACACGGAATATTACAACAATACCAAACTCAGCAACCATACAAAGATAATGGTCACTATACCTTGAACTAACGTTGCCATGGTTTGAGCTTTATAGGCTTGTGACACACTCATGCGGCTGAACTGGGTAACCACCCAGAAGAAACTGTCATTTGCATGAGATACTGTCATTGCACCGGCACCGATAGCCATTACGGTCAACACATGGCCCATTTCAGAACCTAAACCTATTGACTCAAGCATAGGTGCTACCATGGCAGAGGTCGTTACTAACGCTACAGTTGAGGAACCTTGGGCGGATTTAAGTGCTGCTGCAACGATGAATGGCATAAAGATACCAATCCCCAGTGCTGACAGGGTAGTTCCCAGGTAATCACCAATGGGGGTGGCCTTGATCACTGCCCCAAATGCACCACCGGCACCGGTGATCAGCAAAATGGGCGCAGCGCTGGTTAAGCCTTCAGAAATGCGCTGAGAAAATTCATGCATGCGCTTTTCTGGTTTCAGTAACAGCAATGACAACAATAATCCTACCATCAACGCAATCAGCGGTTGACCCGCGAAATGCAGCAATGCAAACAGATTGCCTGTGCCGAGTGGTTTTGACGGGAAGTTAGCGATAGAACCAATACAGATCAGCAGAATCGGAACAAAGATTGGCGCGAAAGAGGCCATTGCGCCCGGCAGTTTACCGTATGCTGCTTTAACCTTTTCGAACTCTTCTGCCTGATGTACTAGTTCATCAGCACCTTCGCCTTCTGGCACATCCTTCATAAAGCGATTGGCCCACAATAAGCCACTTGCCGCAGCAATGATAGCGACGACCAGACCAACCCCAATCACTAGGCCTAAGCTATCTTCTAAGCCGAGGTTACCGGCTGCTGCAATAGGACCAGGTGTTGGTGGTACAAAGGTGTGAGTCGCATACAGACCGGTTGCCAGCGCCACACTCATGGCAACACTGGAAACTTTCATACGACTGGCCATGGATTGTTTCAGGCTGTTCAAAATGACAAAGCCGGAGTCGCAGAACACCGGAATTGACACAATATAACCAATGATGGACATGGTAAGTGTGGGGAAACGGTTACCCAGTAATTTAACCACTGAATCTGCCATGGTGATAGCAGCACCGCTTTTTTCCAGAATAGTTCCGATGATTGTCCCCAATACAATCACTAGACCGATATAACCCAGAATACCACCGAAACCGGTACTGACGGTTTTCGCAATATCCTTGAGCGGTAAGCCGAAGCAAAGTGCAGCGATAAACGTTGCCAGCAACAGCGTGAGAAACGGATGAAGCTTGAGTTTGGATGTGGCGATCACGATAAAGATGATCACTCCCAGTAATATCAATACCAGGTTCATGATGGTCCCTTAATTTTTTGTTATTTGGGTGTATCAATAGGCGTTTATATCCCGTATCTAATAGGTACAAGGACTCTGCCATTATGCGGGAGGGAGGGCTGGAATGGCTTTGGGGATGATCACGGAAATTGCGATTGGATATCACAATTTTTTGGAGGTTTGCACAAAAAATCTAGGAGCGCAGTCGTTCCAGCACTTCACCAAGATAAAGCTGTAGTAAGCCATCCAGCGAGTTCAGATCAATTCCGGTGATTTGGGTGATTTTTTCCAGCCGATAACGCAGTGTATTGCGGTGAATATATAAAGCATCAGCACAACGTTGCTGATCACCAAAATGTTGCAGATATACCTGCAGGGTTTTGGTCAGAACGCCGCGGCGATCGCGTTTTTGCAACAATTGAAATGGGGCTGCAAGTTCCTGACCGCGCCAATCGTCCCCAAGTCCTGACAGTAATACCGATAACACATGATCCTGATACAGGTATTTTGTCTGCTCTGGCGCGCGTTTCTTTCCTAGCGCTAAGGTTTCACAGGCGGTGCGGTAAGATTTCACGATACCGCCGGCACCCGGAAAATAATGCCCCAATGCAATCTTCAGTCGGCCTTTGGTATCTGTGGGTAAGCGT
This portion of the Shewanella yunxiaonensis genome encodes:
- a CDS encoding glycerate kinase → MKIVIAPDSFKESLSAMEVAAEIEAAFKLHLPHAEYLKVPVADGGEGTVQSMVDATNGSIIEIQVTGPLGNKVSAHYGILGQTADAPLTAVIEMAAASGLHHVKMADRNPLFTTTYGTGELINDALSRGIRHIILGLGGSATNDGGAGMAQALGVRLLDQAGEELPVGGGALSQLASVDLSQLQPLLSECTVEVACDVDNPLCGERGASAVFGPQKGATPEMVQLLDKALGHYADVLARSGFADLREQPGAGAAGGMGLGVMAFLGGKLRPGIDIVMEAVGLAEKLIGAHLVITGEGRIDGQTIYGKTPMGVLRLAKAQQIPVIGIAGCLGDGAEKVLEKGMDAIFDVIPAATDIEHALQHARPNLHRAARNIAAMWALGQQSKA
- the panP gene encoding pyridoxal-dependent aspartate 1-decarboxylase PanP, coding for MTEKPRKATASTQSMMRIFTVPEAPESTLSKIEHALSEDLAGFLTQSIVALEKPLGEIEKDFQAYDIPMEPTFVSDYTEEMMQNLVAHSVHTAAPSFIGHMTSAMPYFVLPLSKVMVGLNQNLVKIETSKAFTPLERQVLGMMHHLVFGNEASFYDRWMHSADHSLGAFCSGGTIANITALWIARNQLLKADGDFPGVTSAGLMAALRHYGWQDLAILVSERGHYSLGKAADLLGIGRQNIVSIPTDANNKVDVAKMRAEAERLTAAGIRVMAIVGVAGTTETGNIDPLPQLADLAAEFQCHFHVDGAWGGASLMSSKYRYLLDGIERADSVTIDAHKQLYVPMGAGMVLFRDPKLARAIVHHAEYILRRGSKDLGSQTLEGSRPGMAMLVHACLNIIGRHGYEILINNSLEKARFFAGLIKADPDFELISEPELCLLTYRYVPQQVQQALSAAIAANDWKKVNCINGLLNELTQVVQKTQREQGISFVSRTRLQPARYQRQTVTVFRVVLANPLTTEQILKDVLAEEQLLASQQHGLLMKLQAACE
- a CDS encoding GntP family permease encodes the protein MNLVLILLGVIIFIVIATSKLKLHPFLTLLLATFIAALCFGLPLKDIAKTVSTGFGGILGYIGLVIVLGTIIGTILEKSGAAITMADSVVKLLGNRFPTLTMSIIGYIVSIPVFCDSGFVILNSLKQSMASRMKVSSVAMSVALATGLYATHTFVPPTPGPIAAAGNLGLEDSLGLVIGVGLVVAIIAAASGLLWANRFMKDVPEGEGADELVHQAEEFEKVKAAYGKLPGAMASFAPIFVPILLICIGSIANFPSKPLGTGNLFALLHFAGQPLIALMVGLLLSLLLLKPEKRMHEFSQRISEGLTSAAPILLITGAGGAFGAVIKATPIGDYLGTTLSALGIGIFMPFIVAAALKSAQGSSTVALVTTSAMVAPMLESIGLGSEMGHVLTVMAIGAGAMTVSHANDSFFWVVTQFSRMSVSQAYKAQTMATLVQGIVTIIFVWLLSLVLL